From one Gossypium hirsutum isolate 1008001.06 chromosome D08, Gossypium_hirsutum_v2.1, whole genome shotgun sequence genomic stretch:
- the LOC107909499 gene encoding RNA-binding protein 38 isoform X2 yields the protein MSEAGQHKVGGGGGGGGGDQGNGTGFGDTTYTKIFVGGLAWETKTDTLKRYFEQFGEILEAVVINDKTTGRSKGYGFVTFKDVDSALRACYNPFPVIDGRRANCNLASLGAQKNRLSSASHSGIEKFSPSAPAPPPRVMAPSVAATPAFYRQFIPQYAFPYSAYGYPGYTQNMSPMSYYNVYGGQAFSSHYSSSGASGSAGVYMGYFPFYPQHGHGHGHGQSNQSQHPKITHYPHLAQQYRPFGNLTLAPSASAAPATSPGTTTSAQNSSA from the exons ATGTCTGAAGCAGGGCAACATAAGGTGGGTGGGGGTGGGGGTGGGGGTGGGGGTGATCAGGGCAATGGCACAGGGTTTGGTGACACCACTTACACCAAGATCTTTGTCGGAGGTTTGGCTTGGGAGACCAAAACTGATACCCTCAAACGTTATTTCGAGCAGTTCGGAGAAATACTAGAAGCTGTTGTCATTAATGACAAAACTACTGGAAGATCAAAAGGTTACGGCTTT GTGACGTTTAAGGATGTTGATTCGGCTTTGAGGGCTTGCTATAATCCATTTCCTGTGATTGATGGAAGAAGAGCAAACTGTAATCTTGCATCGCTTGGTGCTCAAAAGAATCGTCTATCTTCTGCTTCTCACTCTG GGATTGAGAAATTTAGCCCATCCGCACCAGCACCACCACCTCGAGTCATGGCACCATCCGTTGCTGCTACTCCGGcattttaccgtcaattcattccGCAATACGCATTTCCTTATTCGGCTTACGG GTATCCTGGCTACACGCAAAATATGTCTCCAATG AGCTATTACAATGTATATGGAGGGCAAGCGTTCTCATCCCATTACAGTAGCAGTGGGGCGTCAGGATCCGCTGGAGTCTACATGGGTTACTTCCCATTCTATCCCCAGCATGGGCATGGGCATGGGCATGGGCAGAGCAACCAAAGTCAACACCCCAAAATAACTCACTATCCACATTTGGCTCAGCAATACCGACCATTTGGGAACTTAACCCTTGCTCCCTCAGCCTCTGCCGCACCTGCCACATCGCCAGGGACTACCACCTCTGCGCAAAATTCATCAGCCTAA
- the LOC107909499 gene encoding RNA-binding protein 38 isoform X1, giving the protein MSEAGQHKVGGGGGGGGGDQGNGTGFGDTTYTKIFVGGLAWETKTDTLKRYFEQFGEILEAVVINDKTTGRSKGYGFVTFKDVDSALRACYNPFPVIDGRRANCNLASLGAQKNRLSSASHSVAGIEKFSPSAPAPPPRVMAPSVAATPAFYRQFIPQYAFPYSAYGYPGYTQNMSPMSYYNVYGGQAFSSHYSSSGASGSAGVYMGYFPFYPQHGHGHGHGQSNQSQHPKITHYPHLAQQYRPFGNLTLAPSASAAPATSPGTTTSAQNSSA; this is encoded by the exons ATGTCTGAAGCAGGGCAACATAAGGTGGGTGGGGGTGGGGGTGGGGGTGGGGGTGATCAGGGCAATGGCACAGGGTTTGGTGACACCACTTACACCAAGATCTTTGTCGGAGGTTTGGCTTGGGAGACCAAAACTGATACCCTCAAACGTTATTTCGAGCAGTTCGGAGAAATACTAGAAGCTGTTGTCATTAATGACAAAACTACTGGAAGATCAAAAGGTTACGGCTTT GTGACGTTTAAGGATGTTGATTCGGCTTTGAGGGCTTGCTATAATCCATTTCCTGTGATTGATGGAAGAAGAGCAAACTGTAATCTTGCATCGCTTGGTGCTCAAAAGAATCGTCTATCTTCTGCTTCTCACTCTG TTGCAGGGATTGAGAAATTTAGCCCATCCGCACCAGCACCACCACCTCGAGTCATGGCACCATCCGTTGCTGCTACTCCGGcattttaccgtcaattcattccGCAATACGCATTTCCTTATTCGGCTTACGG GTATCCTGGCTACACGCAAAATATGTCTCCAATG AGCTATTACAATGTATATGGAGGGCAAGCGTTCTCATCCCATTACAGTAGCAGTGGGGCGTCAGGATCCGCTGGAGTCTACATGGGTTACTTCCCATTCTATCCCCAGCATGGGCATGGGCATGGGCATGGGCAGAGCAACCAAAGTCAACACCCCAAAATAACTCACTATCCACATTTGGCTCAGCAATACCGACCATTTGGGAACTTAACCCTTGCTCCCTCAGCCTCTGCCGCACCTGCCACATCGCCAGGGACTACCACCTCTGCGCAAAATTCATCAGCCTAA